In Anopheles bellator chromosome 2, idAnoBellAS_SP24_06.2, whole genome shotgun sequence, the genomic stretch aaaagaaaatttatcaGTCCCACAGCTTGTGGAGAAAGTTTCAGACACTCTCCGACGGTTTACTTGTAGAACTCATGCTCAGTTTCATCCTTCTTGATGTTGTTCTTATATCCTTTTTCAAAGTCCTTTGCCAATACGATATACCTTTGGTGGGAAAGAACAAACGAAATTTAACATATTGATAGTCGAACCCCGCGCCAAACTCCTTTCGATACGCACCTATTTTCCCGAACCGCGTGCATTCCCGCTTCCTGGCAGATAGCGTTGATATCAGCACCGGAAATTTTATCCGGACGCGCCACGAAATCCTCCAGATCTACGTCCTCCGAGAGGTTCATCTtggcggtgatggtggagAAGATCAGTCGCTTCTGGCGACGATCGGGCAGTGGGAACTCGATCTTTCGATCCAATCGTCCGGGACGTAGCAGCGCCGGATCGAGCGTATCGGCACGGTTGGTGGCCATGATCACCTTCACGTTCGTTGTCTGATCGAACCCGTCCATCTGGTTGAGGAGCTCAAGCAAGATACGCTGCACCTCTCGATCGGCACCGGTCTGAGCATCGAACCGTTTCGTGGCGATCGCATCGATCTCGTCGATAAAGATGATAGCGGGtgagttttctttcgccagaCGAAACACGTCGCGCACCATTCGTGGACCTTCGCCGAGGTACTTCTGCACGAACTCGGAGCCAACGACACTGTAACCGAATAAAGTGGAGCGGATAGGCATGAATTTTAACCTTCTTCTTCCGAACCACAACCGCATTGAACCTACCGAATGAAAGCTGCCGTCGTGTGATGAGCCACAGCTTTCGCAAGCATCGTTTTGCCACATCCGGGCGGTCCGTACATGAGCACACCGCGTGGTGGATCGATACCGATCTGCTTGTAGAGCTCGAAGTGTGTCAGCGGCAACTCAACGGCTTCTCGAATTTCTTGCTTCTGCATATCCATGCCACCGATGTCCGAGTACTGCACGTCCGGTTTCTCGTCCGGCTGCAGCATCGAGATTGAACtgtccgcttccggtggtaaGACATCCACCAGCGcgttgctgtgtttgtgcagAGCGACACTGGCCGATGGTTTCAGCAGCTCCCGGTCGATCGTGGAAAGAATGCGCACGTAGTAATTGGACCCCGTCGTCGAACCCACGATTCCGGTGTTTTGATCGACGGCCTCCAGGAACTGGCCAATCACGAGCGGTACGGACTGGATGCGCTTCACTTCCTCCTGCGCGTGCAAATACTCTTTCTTCAAGTTACGCTGCTCATCCTTGATGTACTCTTCCTGCACCTCAAGGAACTCGAGCATTTTTTGCAGTTTCTGTTGAGCGCCAACAAAGGAAGTTCCAGGTCAATAAAATCTCGAAGCACATCCACCATGAGTGCGAAATTACCTTGTATTTGATGTAAAGGTCCTCTTCCAGCTGCTCCTCCAGTGGGTTTGCTGCGTCCTTCATTGTTCTCGTGTCGGACTCGTCCTATGTCGGTAGCAAAATGGATATCGATTAGCCATCGCAAGAGAAAAAACCTCTGTGACGCTCGGGCGCTTACCTTATCGGGAATAACGAGCTCACTGTCGATCATTTTTGCTACTTTTGCGTGGAGATTAAAAATGAAGACAACACAAGCGATGCAATGACTCGGGCGATTTTTGACAAACTCATCAAGCGCTAGCAACGATGACAGCTTCGCAGGAGTTTGGCAGCGCAAGGTTTATATACCAACAAAGCcgcaatttttttaaataagtAAAATATTACGAATCATTTGGAGGAAATAGGAACAAGTGaacaattaattattcagcTGGAGTTAGATAAAGAAGTGGTAGCATTTATACGCTCGATATTACACAccatcgttttttgtttcgcttcaatAGTACTGTTATGTCGACTTTGTCGACATAACCCGGCAGCAACCGGCATAGCTGTCAAACTAAAGCAAAACATTGAGCATGCCGAAACTCGTGTGGAATTGAATCTGTTTTCGCGATTCGTAAGCCCGTTTTGATCGTTATTGTAGTGTCGAGCTTTGTAAACCCATCAGCAAGATGGGGAAAAAGGTTTCCGGCGAGATGCTGGAGCGTTTGCAGGCGATAAACGATGAACTGGAATTCTATATGGCTCTGTTTCGGCTGCCGGAGTCCAACCCAGGTAAGCAACCATTGATAGTGCGGCACGTGCTTGTAGATTCCATGGCGTTCCGACTTTTAATGACTTTTATTCGTTTTCATTGTGGCATTTTGTCAGATGCCGAAGACTGCTCGGAATACCTGCTGGACGACAATGCTGACGAGCCCGTTAGCTTTCCCACGTACGGACCCAACAAACCGGCCGATACCGctgaagagttggaagcacGTGTAGAAGTGATGAAGAACAAAATTATGGCCAAACACTTGGCtcgccaaaacaaacacaccaccgaCTCGAGTaaatcggaacggaagaagCTAAAGAAGGAAcagatgatgaagaaaaagatgaTGAGGATTAGTTTGATATCCGCAAAGCAGGAGCAAAAGCGGAATAAACTGATCGAACACAAACCGTTggtgctgaagaaggagaagaaaccGGCACCGACTTTCAATGCGGAGGGTAAAATCGTCTTCTCCAAGTTCCAGCTGGATGAACACgataaaccgaaaaaaggtaCGGATGGTGACGGGTTCGGTGATAGattcgaaattgaaaactcTCTTTTCGCGTAGGTGTGGAAACGGATAAGAAGAAGCTGCTGAAAAAGGTTATCGACAACAAGAAGCATCTGAACGAGCTGAAGGAATCGGGCGATTTAGAAAAATACGCCGAACTGAAGAAGAAACAAGCGTGGGACAGCGCCATGGCGAAAACCGTCGGCCAGAAGGTAGGTTTTAAATAGCCCACGCTCTTCAAGGTTACGGGTAACACATTCGCGCTTAATTATTTCCCAGGTACGAGACAATGCAGAGTTGCtggtgaagaaaataaagGAACGCAAGAAGCAGATCAAGAAATCGAAGGAACAGTGGAAAGAGCGCAAGGCCAAGGTCGAACAGCAGAAGGACAATCGGCAGAAGAAGCGGTCCGATAACATCAAGGAGCGtgcgaagcagaagaagaacaatAAGCTAAAAAAGATGGCCAAAAAGGGTCGCATCATACCAGGGTTCTAGAAATACACGTCTCATCACACTGTGTGGGCGCTAACAGGAACGATTTTTTGCACGTTTCTTTAAACACAGACAATCTTGCTCTCCGTATGAACCGTAGGTTGAATGAACTTTGAGCATATTTGCTTAGGCGTAGTATGTTTCATGTCCCACCCTTCCAACGCACGACTTCTGTCTACGTCATCCGGTTGAAACGCTTCACATGGCCATCACGGGAACGAACAGGTACTACCGGCCGTATCGTTAACTATCTAGAGCGACAAGTCCTACGCTGCTTGCGGTGACATTCCGCGATACCCGTCTTCCAGAGACCGGTTGGCATCTTGTTTGCTTTATATTTAGATAACAGTCTGGTCtgttttccttatttatatttaaaactCAAAATGACGGCAACCACGGGGTAAACAACGGCGGCGCAGACGCTAGCGGGTGTCTATTTTTACTAGCAAATAGTTTTAAACGGACTCACACACAAAGACTTGGCCGCGACACGTAAATGCAGCAGACGAAGCAGCATGGAAAGATAagcaaacaaagcgaaacgtGCCCATACCAGTGCACTTTGCATCCACGGGCCACCGGGGAGCCACCGAATCCGGAAGCCCCGGCTCGACGGGAGAGACCCTACCCTCGGTTTGTCATCCTCCGAAACGCAGAGTCCCCGACTGAAAAGCCCCGCTCCGTTATCATGTTTGCTTTCCGCAGCCCAACGCCACcgttacagcagcagcatagcgGAAGGCCGCTCTTTGTGTGTTTTACGCTGTCCGCTTACGTCAAACCGCGGCCGGGTACGGTGTGTACGGCATCGTGTGTACCGAGCGGATAGCGGATAGTGGTGCGCATGCTGCAACGTGTTACCGGCAGCCCGGCTTCGAGGGGAAGACGGCCAGTAATTTGAGCCATCGTCATAGCAGGCTCCGCTGGGCTCTGACGTCATCACGAGTCTCTTCGGCCGTACGGTTGCCTGCCTTGTCTTGCTCTATCGATTGCCAATGGCGAcgcggaagagagagagagaacatgagaaagaaacgaaatgagagagagagagagcgagggtgAGAGgaaccatgcgtctccatcgtggTCGGGGAGAATTTGTAGTTTAAAGGACGGAGAAGAAAGCATCACGTGGGAACCGAAGAAAGTAACAGAGCGGGAGATCGGTACGGtgtgtgagagaaagagagcgagacacCGCGCGAGAGGCCGATTGTAAAGTTGGCAGCGGCACGACACCAACACAGCCACGACACGCACATGAACGTGAGTTGAAAAGTTACCGGAAGTGTCTCGCGTTGGTCGAGCTGCCCTTTGGGAGAGATGCCCGTGAACACGGAACCAAAACTAGTTCCAGAGCCACTGGTCCGTGGTTCCGATGTGTTTAGTCGCCCCCGGATTACCATTTCGGTGTTTTGATTACAAAACCAGTTCTGCGCGTTACAGCGCCACGCGGCACCATCGTTCGTAAAATTCGCGCCCGGTACTCGGAATACAATCGTAATGTTTCAATCCGTCGAGCACGTACTTTTACGATAGTACAGCGGACATTATTCTGTCGTGGCCgttgtgtgtgggtgtgcgcgAGACTCGGGCGCTCTCTCGATCCTTTTGTTGTTCGCTCGCTGCGCTCTCGTTCGGTCCGCGGCGAAAATCCAGCCACCGTGAACGGCAGCTCCGGACTCAGTTCGCATTAAGCCGTCGGGGCTCGCGGGGAGATCGCAAAGTACTCGGTCCGGGACTCGGTCTGGCGTCTCGTGCTGGTTGTACCGCGCACCGTCCACCATCCGTGGTCCGCGCGTCGGGAGTGGTGGGGTCTCCGCTCTGGAGACTCCGGTGTGTCTGGGCTTCTGCCGACAAGCGGGTGGCCTCCCGTAACACAGACTCGCCCGTGGGTTGCCAGCGAGCCCTGCCCTTTCGTGACGTGTCAAAGTGAACagcaaaaaccaccaaaaacaccaacaacaagcgGTCTGCTGGTCTCGTTGTGGCAGTAACACAAAGCAAAGGTAATCCAACCGTGTGCCTATGTGATGTCCGTTCCGGACAATGTGTCTGGGCCAAATGGTTTCGTGTGTTCGGTGAAAAGCAAGTGCATGAAAACCGAGCCGCAATCGGGCAGAGAAAAGTGTGACGCCGGGAGTCTGTCCATGTCCGTGCGGGGCAGTGCCACCACAAAGAAGCCGACCGGACGGCTCGTCCAATTTTCCGTTCTTCGTTCGCTCAACAAGCGGCTCGCTGAACCGGATGGCTTCAACAGGATTGTACTGTTCGGTGGCCCACTAGAAGTCCGGGccttttccttctcttcgAACCTTCCTAAGCCTTGCAGGCTGTTGTGCGCTTATCGCGAACTGACGGACGGCTCGAATTTCCACTCCAACAGTGTGGCCAGCCGTCGCCCGTTTTCAGcccatcagccagccagccagaccgCAGCGCGAGGAGCCGTCTCGACGAATCGGTAATCGATTTTTGCTCTACCACTCGGCAGCACCTGGAACATGGCTACCGTTGCGGGAAGGCAGGCTGGCTGTTTGGCTGGCAGGCTGGTTGGCTGGTACTCTACGGCTAATTCACGACAGCCCCAGAACGCtcttttttcaatcaattttcgcTCTCGCTTCACCGTTCCGGGAAACGGTAGCATTACTGgttccctgtctctctctgtctatgtttttctcttccttctaGTAGTATTCTCGCACTCTCTCCAACTGGGTCTCTTGGGCCGGGATATTGGCCACACCAGAACCGTTCCACTGCCGAGACCACCCTCTGCTGGGCTGGGTGAAATCAGGCATGATATGTTGTTACCGTGTATGTAGGCACCGGACG encodes the following:
- the LOC131208387 gene encoding 26S proteasome regulatory subunit 6B, whose amino-acid sequence is MIDSELVIPDKDESDTRTMKDAANPLEEQLEEDLYIKYKKLQKMLEFLEVQEEYIKDEQRNLKKEYLHAQEEVKRIQSVPLVIGQFLEAVDQNTGIVGSTTGSNYYVRILSTIDRELLKPSASVALHKHSNALVDVLPPEADSSISMLQPDEKPDVQYSDIGGMDMQKQEIREAVELPLTHFELYKQIGIDPPRGVLMYGPPGCGKTMLAKAVAHHTTAAFIRVVGSEFVQKYLGEGPRMVRDVFRLAKENSPAIIFIDEIDAIATKRFDAQTGADREVQRILLELLNQMDGFDQTTNVKVIMATNRADTLDPALLRPGRLDRKIEFPLPDRRQKRLIFSTITAKMNLSEDVDLEDFVARPDKISGADINAICQEAGMHAVRENRYIVLAKDFEKGYKNNIKKDETEHEFYK
- the LOC131210338 gene encoding surfeit locus protein 6 homolog; this translates as MGKKVSGEMLERLQAINDELEFYMALFRLPESNPDAEDCSEYLLDDNADEPVSFPTYGPNKPADTAEELEARVEVMKNKIMAKHLARQNKHTTDSSKSERKKLKKEQMMKKKMMRISLISAKQEQKRNKLIEHKPLVLKKEKKPAPTFNAEGKIVFSKFQLDEHDKPKKGVETDKKKLLKKVIDNKKHLNELKESGDLEKYAELKKKQAWDSAMAKTVGQKVRDNAELLVKKIKERKKQIKKSKEQWKERKAKVEQQKDNRQKKRSDNIKERAKQKKNNKLKKMAKKGRIIPGF